The Triticum aestivum cultivar Chinese Spring chromosome 7B, IWGSC CS RefSeq v2.1, whole genome shotgun sequence genome window below encodes:
- the LOC123163046 gene encoding putative disease resistance protein RGA4, translated as MAEVVATMVVGPLLKIVMGKASSYLLDKYKVLKGMEEQHEILMRKLPAILDIITDAEQEAGHREGAAAWLQAIKKVAYQANEVFDEFKYEALRRKAKKEGHYNDLGFSVVKVFPTHNRFVFRNRMGRKLRKIVQAIEVLVAEMNAFGFTYQKQLPLSKQWRQTGHVIFDPKNISSRSRANDNKNIVDLLVGQANNADLAVVPIVGMGGLGKTTLAQVVYNEPEIQKHFDLLLWVCVSDRFDVDSLANNIVEAAPEKKDDGTEDAASKKKTPLDRLQDLVSGQRYLLVLDDVWTREVHKWEQLKARLQHGGMGSAVLTTTRDGRVAEMMRTVEAYNLTALTDQYIKEIIETRAFSCFKKEEERPSVLVNMVDEIVERCAGSPLAATALGSVLCTKTTKEEWEAVLSRSIICTEENGILPILKLSYNDLPSHMKQCFAFCAIFPKDHKIDVDKLIQLWIAHGFIQENQTLLETIGKQIFNELASRSFFQDVEQVKATVKEIEDTGSCYSRTTCKIHDLMHDVALSVMEKECALASDEPGKIESVIASEESNQSEWLPNTARHLFLSCKEPERKLNSSLEKSSPAIQTLICDGPMESSLQHSSKYSSLQALQVQLCLWRGAFQLKPEHLHHLRYLDLSRSRYIKALPEYVSILYNLQTLNLSGCRSLCRLPRQMKYMTSLRHLYTHGCPELKCMPTDLKKLTSLQTLTCFVAGSEPNCSNVGELGNLNLGGQLKLRNLANVTEVDAKAANLVNKELRELRLTWTFRWNYFQGNTSWRDDENDAKVLENLKPHDGLHAIRIQSYGATTFPTWMTMLQNIVEIHLFSCTKLVWLFSGECDTSFAFPNLKELMLKGLVCLERWWEKDNDGMQGEVMMFPLLEKLHISDSVKLKALPGKPTFPKLQNVRVEKCPELTTAAKSPKLGVLKMEGREVELFLWVARHLTSLTNLELTSTEHSTDTTSMGAENSLREVVNIKENGNAQNFPLEVLVLRDFKSGVRVTELCACFVHLQDLSIMRCHELVHWPETLFEGLVSLRRLLVANCDNLTGYAQVSTEPSASSETSHLLPRLEYLDIYDCENLVELFNIPPSLKKMYIDKCSKLESTSGRKQKQGQSVSSTHQGSSSIEELTFYSCHGLTGVLYFPPSLKTLSIVGCGGLTSLESCSPEFKSLESLKLWDCKTLESLPDVPQAYSSLQSLCICDCPCMKTLPVSLQQRLSSILEKYLDAHYYEKPMLLKPKTWKYVCKG; from the exons ATGGCAGAGGTGGTGGCCACCATGGTGGTCGGACCACTGCTCAAAATCGTGATGGGGAAGGCGTCCAGCTACCTCCTCGACAAGTACAAGGTGTTGAAGGGCATGGAGGAGCAACATGAGATCCTGATGCGCAAACTGCCTGCCATCCTGGACATCATCACCGACGCCGAGCAGGAAGCAGGGCACAGAGAAGGGGCAGCTGCCTGGCTCCAGGCCATCAAGAAGGTGGCTTACCAGGCAAATGAAGTCTTCGACGAGTTCAAGTACGAGGCGCTTCGTCGTAAGGCCAAAAAGGAGGGGCACTACAACGACCTTGGCTTCAGTGTGGTAAAAGTCTTTCCCACCCACAACCGTTTTGTATTTCGTAACAGGATGGGAAGAAAGCTCCGCAAGATTGTGCAGGCCATCGAGGTCCTTGTGGCTGAAATGAACGCCTTTGGCTTTACATATCAGAAGCAACTGCCTTTATCCAAGCAGTGGCGACAGACGGGTCATGTTATCTTCGATCCAAAGAATATTAGTAGCAGATCCAGAGCCAATGATAATAAGAATATTGTTGACttgctagttggtcaagctaacaATGCAGATCTCGCGGTTGTTCCCATCGTTGGAATGGGGGGTCTGGGCAAAACCACATTAGCGCAAGTtgtctacaatgaacctgaaaTTCAGAAGCATTTTGATTTGCTGCTATGGGTGTGTGTCTCTGACAGGTTTGATGTGGACTCTCTGGCTAACAACATAGTCGAAGCAGCTCCTGAAAAGAAGGATGATGGTACAGAAGATGCTGCTTCCAAGAAGAAGACACCATTGGATAGACTTCAGGATCTGGTGAGTGGGCAAAGGTACCTCCTTGTACTGGATGACGTCTGGACTAGAGAGGTTCATAAATGGGAACAACTTAAGGCCCGACTTCAACATGGTGGCATGGGTAGTGCGGTCTTGACAACAACTCGTGATGGTAGAGTTGCTGAAATGATGCGTACTGTTGAAGCTTATAATCTCACAGCTTTGACAGATCAATACATTAAAGAAATCATCGAGACAAGAGCATTCAGCTGTTTCAAGAAGGAAGAGGAAAGGCCTTCTGTGTTGGTGAATATGGTTGATGAGATTGTGGAGAGATGTGCTGGCTCTCCATTAGCCGCAACAGCACTAGGCTCTGTACTGTGTACCAAGACCACTAAGGAAGAATGGGAGGCTGTATTAAGCAGAAGCATCATTTGCACCGAGGAGAATGGAATCTTACCAATACTCAAGCTCAGTTACAACGACTTGCCGTCGCATATGAAGCAATGCTTTGCTTTTTGTGCTATATTTCCCAAGGATCACAAGATTGATGTGGACAAGCTGATCCAATTATGGATTGCACATGGCTTCATCCAGGAAAATCAAACTCTTCTTGAAACCATCGGCAAACAGATTTTCAACGAGCTGGCCTCAAGGTCATTCTTCCAGGATGTCGAACAAGTCAAAGCCACGGTCAAGGAAATTGAAGACACCGGGTCATGTTATTCCAGAACTACATGTAAAATCCATGACCTTATGCATGATGTTGCACTTTCAGTAATGGAAAAGGAATGTGCCTTGGCAAGTGACGAACCAGGCAAGATTGAATCTGTTATCGCATCTGAGGAATCAAATCAGAGTGAGTGGCTTCCAAACACTGCTCGTCATTTATTTTTGTCATGCAAGGAACCAGAAAGAAAATTGAATAGTTCTCTAGAGAAAAGCTCTCCAGCTATCCAAACTCTTATATGTGATGGGCCTATGGAAAGTTCGTTGCAACATTCATCAAAATACAGCTCTTTGCAAGCATTGCAGGTGCAACTCTGTTTATGGAGAGGAGCATTTCAGCTGAAACCAGAGCATCTACATCACCTGAGGTACCTAGATCTCTCAAGAAGTAGATATATCAAAGCACTTCCTGAATATGTGAGCATTCTATACAACCTTCAAACGCTGAACCTCTCCGGCTGTAGATCTCTTTGTAGACTTCCAAGACAAATGAAGTATATGACTTCCCTTCGTCACCTTTACACTCATGGTTGTCCAGAGCTTAAGTGCATGCCCACAGACCTCAAGAAACTCACATCCCTTCAAACACTTACATGCTTTGTAGCAGGTAGTGAGCCTAATTGTAGTAATGTTGGAGAGCTTGGAAATTTAAACCTTGGTGGTCAACTAAAGCTACGTAATCTGGCAAACGTGACAGAAGTGGATGCAAAAGCAGCAAACCTTGTGAACAAGGAGCTAAGAGAATTGAGATTAACATGGACCTTCAGATGGAATTATTTTCAAGGTAATACTAGCTGGCGGGATGACGAAAACGATGCAAAAGTGCTCGAGAATCTCAAACCTCATGATGGACTACATGCCATACGGATACAGTCATATGGAGCCACCACCTTCCCAACATGGATGACTATGTTGCAAAACATTGTTGAGATCCATCTTTTCAGCTGTACAAAACTAGTATGGTTGTTCAGCGGTGAGTGTGATACATCGTTTGCATTTCCAAATCTGAAGGAGCTTATGCTAAAAGGTCTTGTTTGTTTGGAGAGATGGTGGGAAAAAGATAATGATGGGATGCAAGGTGAGGTGATGATGTTTCCTCTACTTGAGAAGCTGCATATTAGCGACAGTGTAAAGTTGAAAGCATTGCCAGGAAAACCGACCTTCCCTAAGCTTCAGAATGTTCGTGTTGAGAAATGTCCAGAGTTGACAACTGCAGCTAAATCACCAAAGCTCGGTGTATTGAAGATGGAAGGACGTGAGGTAGAGTTGTTCTTGTGGGTAGCGAGACATCTAACTTCATTGACCAATCTGGAACTGACTAGCACTGAACATAGTACAGATACAACCTCGATGGGGGCTGAGAATAGTTTGAGGGAAGTGGTGAACATCAAGGAGAATGGGAATGCTCAAAACTTTCCTTTAGAAGTCTTGGTGTTAAGAGACTTTAAGTCAGGTGTACGTGTAACAGAGCTATGCGCATGCTTTGTACACCTTCAAGATTTGTCAATTATGAGGTGCCATGAGCTCGTCCACTGGCCAGAAACATTGTTCGAAGGTTTGGTATCCTTGAGGAGGCTTCTGGTTGCAAATTGTGATAATCTGACTGGATATGCACAAGTTTCTACTGAGCCATCAGCATCATCAGAGACCAGTCATCTCCTGCCACGTCTAGAGTATCTGGATATATACGATTGTGAAAACTTGGTTGAGCTCTTCAACATCCCTCCATCTCTCAAGAAAATGTACATTGATAAATGCAGTAAGCTTGAGTCCACATCCGGCAGGAAGCAGAAGCAGGGACAGTCAGTATCATCGACTCATCAAGGGTCATCCAGTATAGAAGAATTAACATTCTACAGCTGTCATGGCTTAACAGGGGTCCTCTATTTTCCCCCATCCCTCAAGACACTAAGCATTGTTGGCTGTGGTGGGTTGACATCTCTGGAATCCTGCTCTCCTGAGTTCAAATCCTTGGAGTCCCTCAAGCTTTGGGATTGCAAGACCCTGGAATCCCTACCGGATGTCCCGCAAGCATACTCATCTCTCCAAAGTCTTTGCATTTGTGACTGTCCTTGTATGAAGACGCTCCCTGTCAGCCTGCAGCAACGGCTGAGCAGCATCCTGGAGAAATACTTAGATGCTCATTATTATGAAA AGCCTATGTTGCTGAAGCCGAAGACATGGAAATATGTCTGCAAAGGTTGA